From one Lycium barbarum isolate Lr01 chromosome 6, ASM1917538v2, whole genome shotgun sequence genomic stretch:
- the LOC132599016 gene encoding scopoletin glucosyltransferase, which translates to MGQLHFFLFPMMAQGHMIPTLDMAKLIASRGVKATIITTPLNESVFSKAIQRNKQLGIEIEIEIRLIKFPALENDLPEDCERLDLIPTEAHLPNFFKAAAMMQEPLEQLIQECRPDCLVSDMFLPWTTDTAAKFNIPRIVFHGTNYFALCVGDSMRRNKPFKNVSSDSETFVVPNLPHEIKLTRTQVSPFEQSDEESVMSRVLKEVRESDLKSYGVIFNSFYELEPDYVEHYTKVMGRKSWAIGPLSLCNRDVEDKAERGKKSSIDKHECLEWLDSKKPSSIVYVCFGSVANFTVTQMRELALGLEASGLDFIWAVRADNEDWLPEGFEERTKEKGLIIRGWAPQVLILDHESVGAFVTHCGWNSTLEGISAGVPMVTWPVFAEQFFNEKLVTQVMRTGAGVGSVQWKRSASEGVEKEAIAKAIKRVMVSEEAEGFRNRARAYKEMARQAIEEGGSSYTGLTTLLEDISSYESLSSD; encoded by the coding sequence ATGGGTCAGCTCCATTTTTTCCTCTTTCCCATGATGGCTCAAGGCCACATGATTCCTACACTTGACATGGCCAAGCTCATCGCTTCTCGTGGTGTTAAGGCCACTATAATCACTACCCCTCTCAATGAATCCGTTTTCTCCAAAGCAATTCAAAGAAACAAACAGTTGGGTATCGAAATCGAAATCGAAATCCGTTTGATAAAATTCCCAGCTTTGGAGAATGACTTGCCTGAAGATTGCGAGCGACTTGATCTCATCCCTACTGAAGCCCATCTTCCCAACTTCTTCAAAGCTGCAGCTATGATGCAAGAACCATTAGAGCAGCTAATTCAAGAATGTCGCCCTGATTGTCTTGTTTCTGATATGTTCCTTCCTTGGACAACTGATACTGCAGCTAAATTTAACATTCCAAGAATTGTTTTCCATGGTACAAACTACTTTGCCCTTTGTGTTGGAGACAGTATGAGGCGTAATAAGCCTTTCAAGAATGTCTCATCTGATTCTGAAACTTTTGTTGTACCGAATTTACCTCATGAAATCAAGCTGACTAGAACTCAGGTGTCTCCGTTTGAGCAATCGGATGAAGAGTCAGTTATGTCTCGTGTGCTAAAAGAAGTCAGGGAATCGGATTTGAAGAGCTATGGAGTTATCTTCAATAGTTTCTATGAGCTTGAACCAGATTATGTTGAACATTATACCAAGGTTATGGGTAGAAAATCTTGGGCTATTGGCCCGCTTTCGTTGTGCAACAGGGACGTTGAAGATAAAGCTGAAAGAGGGAAGAAATCCTCTATTGACAAACACGAGTGTTTGGAATGGCTTGATTCGAAGAAACCTAGTTCGATTGTTTACGTTTGTTTTGGAAGCGTCGCAAATTTTACTGTAACTCAGATGAGAGAACTTGCTTTGGGACTCGAAGCTTCTGGACTGGATTTCATTTGGGCTGTTAGAGCAGATAACGAAGATTGGTTGCCTGAAGGATTCGAGGAAAGaacgaaagaaaaaggattaATTATAAGGGGATGGGCCCCACAAGTGCTGATTCTTGATCACGAATCTGTGGGAGCTTTTGTGACTCACTGTGGATGGAATTCGACGCTTGAAGGAATATCGGCAGGGGTGCCGATGGTGACGTGGCCAGTGTTTGCTGAGCAATTTTTCAATGAAAAGTTGGTGACTCAGGTTATGAGAACTGGGGCTGGCGTCGGTTCGGTGCAATGGAAGAGATCAGCCAGTGAAGGAGTGGAAAAAGAAGCAATCGCGAAGGCGATAAAGAGAGTAATGGTGAGCGAAGAAGCAGAGGGATTTAGAAACAGAGCTAGGGCGTATAAGGAAATGGCAAGACAAGCTATTGAAGAAGGAGGATCATCTTACACTGGACTGACTACTTTGCTGGAAGATATAAGTTCATACGAGTCATTAAGTAGTGATTGA